The region GAGGCACTGATTTGCCAAATTAGTCCCAGATCTCTCATGGCCATGGCTCGCTTCAAGTGCCGACTCGTGCCAGGCCCCGGCGTCACTCAGGGCGGAGGCTTACCCAGCACCTCCAGGCTTAGCTATGCTGCTACCCATGCCACATTCCACCCAGGCTGGCCGTTTGAAATCCGGAGTCTTGGTTTTCGTGGTAGGGTTTGACGCGTGTGTTTTGTCAAACGAAGCAGAATCTTTCCTTCACTCATGGCAGACTTGAAATTTGATTTTGCAAACGAAACATTCGACCTCCCGTGTAGCTTCAATCAATCAGGCGTCATAGATCTACTGTGACTTGCCCGTCCGAGTCAGGACTTGTTGGAACTGGAAATTCCTGGGAGCGGACTGTAAACTCACAATACAAATCCTCCCTTGCCCTCTTGCTTCCTGCCTCGTCATTCACGGTTCGACAGCGACGGTCTCACCGATGGTTTCACTCTCTTTTCTCGCGGGAACACTCTCCCTTGTCATTGCTTGTTTCGTCAATGTCGTGGCTGCCGATTTTGGTTATGTCACTGTCGAACGGCTCCAGAGAGCCCCAGATGGCTGGATTAGAGGTCCTGTGGCGCCGCCTTTCAAGATGATAAAGTTTCATATAGCTCTCCGTCAGGAAAAAGCTGCCGAGTTGGAACAAGTCACTCTGGATATGTCGACTCCTGGCCATCATAATTATGGCCGCCATTTGAAACGTGACGATGTTAGGGCTTTTGTACGCCCTTCTGGTGAAACCATGAACCGAGTTCTGGCCTGGCTCGAATCAGCTGAAATACCGGCAGAATCTGTCAGGACCCATGGAAACTGGATGGAGGTTATACTACCTGTGTCTCGAGCGGAGTCGTTGATGAAGACAAAATTCCATATCTATACTCATCGAGATACTCACAGACGCGCCATCAGAACCCTTAGTTACTCGGTTCCACGAGCACTCTTTCCGGATATCCAGTTAATTCAACCTACGACTCATTTCGGGCAGGCCGTGGCGCAGGGGAAGCGCCCAAATTTCCAGCCGGTTGCTGCAACATTCGACCGACTGACCGCCGACTGTTCAACAACCATCACGCCTGACTGTCTCCGGGAGCTGTATGGGCTCTATGACACGAACGCAAAGCCAGATGTTCGCAACCGCCTTGGAATTTCCGGTTACTTGGAGGAGTATGCACGCTACAGTGACTTCCACCAGTTCATGCATCAGTTTTCGCCAAACAGGACAGAAGCCAACTTCTCTGTTGTCTCCATCAACGGAGGCCTCAATCTGCAGAACTCATCGCTCCCTAGCTCCGAGGCTAGTTTGGACGTCCAATACGCAATCTCGCTGGCGTACAACACATTTGCGACATATTATACTACTGCAGGTCGCGCACCGTTTCTGCCTGGGGCTACCGGGACAGACGAGGATATATCCATCAATGAGCCGTATCTTGAACAGCTCCATTatcttcttgaccttccAGACGAGGAATTGCCCGCAGTTCTTACGACCTCGTACGGCGAAGACGAGCAGAGTGTTCCCGAATCGTACGCTGAGGCGACTTGCAATCTGTTCGCTCAACTGGGGGCGCGCGGCGTCTCAGTAATTTTTAGCAGCGGAGAtggtggtgttggagggTCATGCCTAGCCAACGACGGCACGAATCGGACTAGATTTCAGCCCATATTCCCAGCATCGTGTCCTTTCGTCACATCAGTAGGCGGGACCGAAGGTATGAATCCGGAGAGAGCCGTTGAGTTTTCCGGAGGCGGATTCTCGGATCGATTTGCGCGCCCATCATATCAGGATTCCAGTGTTCTTGGTTTTTTGAAGACACTTGGTGGCAAGTGGGATGGATTATACAATCCCCAGGGAAGAGGAATCCCCGACGTCGCCGCGCAGGCCAACAACTATATTATCATCGACCATGGCAAAACATATCACATTGGAGGCACCAGGTACGtagctttgatctgatcAGATCTCTGTACTAACTGATAGACCAGCGCCTCTGCGCCTGTCTTTGCAGCTATTGTATCACGGTTGAACGCGGCCAGATTAGAGGACGGCAAGCCCAGATTGGGTTTTCTCAACCCGTGGCTTTATTCTTTGAATCAAACCGGATTTACCGATATCGTGGATGGCAGATCTGTAGGTTGTCTGGGGGCCCCAGGGGTCGAAAACCTTTATGCTAGCTGGAACGCAACGCCTGGCTGGGATCCCGTCACGGGCCTAGGCACTCCGTTCTATAATACGCTGGTGAAAGTGGCAAGAGAGTTGTGATTGTGATCTCCATTTTTGTATGCGCTGTACTATACTCAGGATCGTGGACCCCAGTCTTGTGATTTTAAAAATTCATGTACATTTGTGCTTACCTCAAGATGGATGATCACCCAGATGAAATATACCAACACGGATGCTTTTTTGACCTCGCCAGCACCAAGTAGAAGGCGATTCCGTCGAGCACGTGCAGCACGTGCTATGTTGACTCGCTGTCTTACCATGTGAAACTCTTCGCAACAAAACGCCTAAACTTCGATTCCAGGAACGGCCGTTCAGGGCATCCAAGATCATTTCCGATTCGTTAGATGACCAATTCTCTGTCGTTTAATCAGAACCTTGTCCACGCAAGCAAAGTGCTGTAGCAGGAAAGAATGCTCCAACAAAGACTAGCCTCGACCTGCCTGTGTTTCAATGAAGACCAGGCCCGGAAGTTCGGCGTGGGCGAAGGCAATTAGTGCGGGTACGTACGTACAGGTCACACTGTCACTGAGTGTCAATTGCACGGTACCCGATCTGATTCTTGCAGCCGTTAAGTCGCCAGTCCAGTGTTGGAGGCCTGCCGGTGCCTCTGTGCACTCGAACTCATAGTCCTCGAACCGCCGAACCCATTACATCAAGCTAAGCGTCGAAAGAAAGTCCGGCTTGTTCTTGGCGATCTTGTCTTCGACGGTCAATGCCAAGCCAAGCCCGTTTTCGCCCCATACCTGTCAACCAATCGATCCAAGCGTCATCTGCGGATCGCACAGGGCTTACGAAGCGGCTCCAACCGCGGCCTAGCACTCTGATTCCCTAGAACTTTGATGCGCGGCAAGGCTGGTCCAAACCTCCGACTCACGAAATTAGTTCAGGCTGGTTTGCATCACATAATGCATAGGCATGAATTATGCCGCTGAGTCGCGAAGGCGTGAGGGTTTTTTAGGCTTCAAGAGTGATTGTGAGAATGCTGAGCCGTGGGCATTGAGACTCTACGATACTGTCTTCGGGTTAGACGGATTTGCTCTAACTTTTGGAAGCCTACTCCGTATACAGACCCAAAAACCAAGCGGGGCTTGACTCACAGAGCGCCTATGATGTACGGGTGTCACCCTCCTTGGCCCCTTTGCTCCCGACCACGGATCGTCCGATCTACCTACCCATGTTAGTGAATCAACTCATCACATCACCATCAGCCAACAATGATATCTTCGGCCTTTATTCTTAAATAATATTTTCCGACCCACGGCGCTGTGACGCGGTCAACGTGATGAGCTCAACATCACCGTTCTCTGTTGCTGTCGCTTCTAGGTCCATTTCAATGTCCGTCCCGTGCGCTTGAAGCAACCTTATCCCTTGCGATGGCCTCCGGAAGGGCAGCCTTTCCACGGCCACTTCGGCTGATTTGTCAGGCATTGATCGCTGGGGTTCTAATCATTATTTTAGGCCATACAGCCTACATTCTTCACACCCGCGTGCCGCAGTTCGGGTGGGAAAAAACCATTCAGTCTTCGTTGAACGGCCGGCCACCAAAGGTACCTCGCCCAGGTCCGACCAGCAAATGGGCTACGGCCGAGTCTCCGCCAGAATGCCAGAAGTTCCCGGCTGCTGAATTTGCGGAAGATGGGATACAGGTGACTTTGAAGACGGGGGGAGCCGAGTCTCGCGACCTGCTCCACTCGCATGTTGAAGGTGTCACATCATGTATACCAAACCTTCTAGTTGTATCTGACATGGGGCAGCAGCTTGGGCCTTTTTACACCCATGACGTGCTAGCAGACGTGATTCATGTTTTATCTGAGGAAGATAGACTGGTGTATCAGCGGCAGCGGGAAGACCATTTctactggaacaagaagcTGCAACCAACCAAGGCAGGATGGAGACTGGACCGATACAAGTTTCTAGCCATGATCGAATACGCTTACGCCCGAAATCCAAGTGCGAAATGGTACGTATTTATGGAAGCCGACACTACCGTGATATGGCAGAACTTGGTACAGCTTCTGAGCCGCTACAAATGGATTGATCCTATATACATTGGATCTCCGACCCCAGGGAGGCCCATAGGAACATGGTGGGACCCGGAGCCAACCTTCTTTGTCTACGGCGGATCAGGAATTGTGCTTTCTGTTACTGCTATAGAACACCTGCTACGGGAGGATCTAGAGGGGAGTGCCAAAGCCGAGTCGGGCCAAACATCGCAGCTTTTGATCACCAAGTACCAGGACATGGTCCGAGAAGACTGCTGCGGGGACTCGGTCCTCGGCTGGGTTGCAGCACAGAGAGACGTGAAAATTAAAGGGCTATGGCCAATGTTCaaccctcatcctctgcatgGCACACCTCTAGGCAAATCTTATTGGTGCCAGCCCGTCATCACCTTCCACAAGAGCGACCCCGTCCAAGTGGTGGAACTATGGAAATGGCAGACtgagagacagaagaagggaAATGACCCGCGCCCCATCTTGTATTCTGACATCGTCGACTTCTTCGACTTTGAAGCCACTCCTGTCCGTGAAAACTGGAATAACGCCGACATGGATTCTTTTGATGCATCCACACACGAAGCCCACGATTCCTTCGACTCCTGCAAAGAGGCATGCCACAAACACGACCACTGCTTCCAATTCACATACCACCGCAAGAAGTGTCGCATGGCACGGGTTATCAGGCTAGGTAACTCTGTGTcgatggatggagatggagacgcCAAAGCCGGACGTTCACTGGCGGGTTGGGATGTTAAGAAGATTAAGGAGTTTAAAAAGGCTCATAACTGTGAAAAGGTCGATTGGCCGGAACCAAGTACGGAGCGGATATTCTAGACCATTTGCCTACAATTTATGAAACGTAATCATGATTGATACGAATTAACAAGCATGAAGAGAGCATCTGATGCCTTGGTTTATATCCCTATCCGACTTCTAGATTTGTATGTCTTTTGCGGAGAATATGCTCAGGTCGGACTCGGTACTTGATGCTCATGTCCAAGCCTTTTCCCCCCCTCACAAGTAAGCTTCGGTAACTTAAATATTGATTGGCATGGACCATCTTTTCTTCAATGAAAAGCATAAAATATGTTAACCCTTTCGTCTCCATTACATAAGGACATGCAGCATAATGGTTGCGGACATGAGTCCACGTGATCTCACTGCCAAGCCGTGCGGCGAAGCTGTTAGGTGAGCTCTCCGACCTGAACAACGTCAACCATCAAGCTCACACCTCACAACTCCACACGTTTACTGTGCTTTTTACGATTTACAACACCTATCATCTTCAATATACCTCTTTTACTACGGTTATTGCTCCACAAATCCAAGTGCCATGGCCAGCGAACTGAGGTCCCTTGTGGGAGACCTCACCAATGCCGTAAATCGCAAGCAATTCGACACCGCGAACACCCTCCTCGCTCGCGCAAAGCggaccctcctcctccagaacgCTCTTATTCCCGCGTCTTCCACGAATCCTGAACTCCTAGTCCTCGCCCGTGAGACCCTCGAGCTCGGCGCCCTCTCCGCCATCCGCCAGACCGACGCCCCGGCCTTCACTCGATACTACCAGCAGCTGCAACCGTTTTACGATCTGGAGCGGGAAGGGAGCAGCACTCTTGACACGAGAACAAGCCAGCGCAGCAAGATTACAGGACTTTACCTCTTGCTGCTACTTAGCTCTGGAGACGGGTCAAGCTTCCATACGGTTTTGGAGGGTTTAGTTGAAGAGGCGAGCTTGAAGGGCGGGAATGTCGAAGATGATCCGTTTATCAAATATCCAGTTAATTTGGAGAGGAATTTAATGGAGGGGAGCTATGATAAGGTCTGGCGCGAGACGAATTCAGAAAGGGTGCCATCGGAGGATTTCGCGCTGTTTTCGAACGTATGTCTTGCTACGATTCCGCCGAATAGGTCGGAATATCACACGGAAGAGAATTCTTTGCTAATATATCTTTAGGTGCTTGTTGGAACCATTCGCAGCGAGATCGCGGATTGCTCCGAGAAGGCGTACCCATCTCTCCCGATCTCCAACGCCAAAaaccttctcttccttgagTCTGAAGGCGCCGTTATGGAGTTTGCTCAGCAGCGTGGATGGACACTTCGTGATGGACGGATATACTTTCCTGTTGAGCCGGAGGCGGCCACCCGCTCAGAGAAGGATATCCTTGTGGCCAGCAGCACGATTATCGAGAATGCGATTGGGTATGCGCGGGAGCTGGAAACGATTGTCTAGATGCGGCTTTGTGTGCTAGTACTGGTTGTATTTGTGTTTAGAGCGATACAATTCACGTCTTCTCAATTCTTATCTGAGGGGTCCAACTGCTTGCATGTTGAAGTATGAGCCGTCCATCTCTACGACTTTATCATGGAAATCGTAACTTATACCTCCACCCGCCATACACAAACTCTCCGGTCATAAAAGCTACTCGACACAACCCGAATTTCTGGACCAGGCCCTCCTTTCCAGGTGTCTGACGCATAATTCATGCTCTCATGCTCCGTAAACTCTGCCAAAATTTCAATGACagctttcccttctccagGAACCGTAACCTTCACGATCCTCGTCCCACCATGCATACAGCTAGCTAAAACCAGGAACGTCCATTCCTCCTTACTGGTGGAACTGTGTGCACTAAGCAACTGCAACCTCCAAACCCCACCCCTTAATCCCATCTCTGCAAGGACCTCGCCCCTTCCACCTCGACAAGCATGGTACACACGCAGATGCTCGTCATAGCTACCCGTGAGTAACAATGGCTCACCATTTGCGGCTGCATGTGAAAGCGGAATGGGGAGCGGCAGGATAGATGTTACGCCTGCGGTGTGGTGGAGGGCTTTGTCATCAGATGAGACGAGGGTTGCTGGTAAGGGCgattcctcctcttcgtccttaTCGTCATGCGCTGTCTGGTTGATTAAAACTGGGATATCTGCGAAGCGGCGAGTGTGTAACGCGCCAAAGTCATTTCCAGTGAAGAGATAAGGTGTAGACACCTTTTCTGCCTCTGAAGAGGTCAAGTACGAAGCTGCCGCGACAAACCACACCTCGATCGGTTGCTTCGCTTCGAAAGACCCAAGCTTGGTGACCGGTTCATCCCCATTCGCAGTCAAGCCGAAAACTCCCGTCCGCCCATCACTAAACGTCACGGCGAACCCGTCGGGGTTCGCACCGGCCCCTTTCGGGTTCAGCCAATTCTCCGGCAACCAAGCTAAGAACAGTGCTGGGATTGAGGGGTTCTCGTGAACGCTCTTCGTCCAAAGAAGCGTGAAACCTGTCTCAGTTTCTGGTGAGACAGTGAAGAGGGAAACGGAGGCGTCGCTTGTTGCAATGGCGAAGGTGTTTTCCTGCCTGGGGTGAAAGTGGAGATCGAAGACGGCAGCATTGATGCGATGGCATGATTTTTGGGTCCTGTATGTTGTGAGCACAGTTGGTCATTTTTGATCATCAAGATTAAGAATAAGCGACGAGGGAATGAAGGGCAGTAAATACAGTGCATCAGTCTCCGGATCCAGGTGCCAGAGTTGCAGGGATCCCGACTTTGATTGCTGGATTGTTTCTGATCCATCTGTGTCTGTAGTCTTTGTTTCAGAGAGGAGGTAGGTGCCGACTACGAAGTTATTGGGAGATGCTGGACAGAATTGGAGGCAGCTAGGAGGCTGGTCCAGATGGATtgttgtggtggaggagggatgCTGAAGCATTTTATCTGTGGCAACGATATTGGAGGCGTGTGTTTGATTTTATGTTTGGGGGAATATGGAGAAACTGTTTATAGGGTTTATTGTTGGAGTTGAAGAGTTGCAAGACATATAAATTTGATACAGGTCGAGATTTACTTTTGCGCGGTCTTGGCAGTTGGCGGCGATCTATATCGCAAAGCTAGGTATGTCCTGTATTAAGTAGATTATACCTAAGACAACCATATTTTTCGGGATCCTGACCCGAATCTACTTGGAAGCACTAGACCACACCTGCGTCACGAACTCCGACAGGTCCTCCTTGAATTTCTCAGGTAATTCCAATGCCGCGAAATGCCCACCCTAGGTACTGGATCAGTGATCTTGCGAACAAACAAAAATCGTTCAGGCAGTCTACCTCAGAGTGCTGTTTGAAGTACACCAGATTCCCAGTCTTCGCAACCCAGGATTCTGGAACAGGAATTAGCTCCTTAGGGAAGTAGGAGAACCCGAATGGCTTGTGGATATAAAGCTCATTTAAAAAGGGTGAAGGGCCGGGCGGGATGGGGTTTGTCTGGATGTTCTCAGTCAACACGTCAGTATAAAATTAAAATTACACCAATAAATTAGCGGCGTAGATAATGCGGGCTTACTTGGCGGTAGGGGTATATAGCCCTGGGAAAGGACTCCGTGAACCAGTAAAGGGTAACCAGTTCTAGTATTTTGTGTTTGGAAAAGGGAGTGTCTGGCCAGTCGAGATATTTCTCTCCGATCCTGCACACTATTAGATATTCTGTAGAGTAAATAATACTAGTAGATTGGGGAGGATTACCATGCAAGCAATGCCAGAGGACTGGAGGCAAGAACATGACCGATTGTGGCTGGTTTGGTGCCATGTTCTTCTGCGTATGCCTTG is a window of Aspergillus nidulans FGSC A4 chromosome VI DNA encoding:
- a CDS encoding uncharacterized protein (transcript_id=CADANIAT00010059), encoding MVSLSFLAGTLSLVIACFVNVVAADFGYVTVERLQRAPDGWIRGPVAPPFKMIKFHIALRQEKAAELEQVTLDMSTPGHHNYGRHLKRDDVRAFVRPSGETMNRVLAWLESAEIPAESVRTHGNWMEVILPVSRAESLMKTKFHIYTHRDTHRRAIRTLSYSVPRALFPDIQLIQPTTHFGQAVAQGKRPNFQPVAATFDRLTADCSTTITPDCLRELYGLYDTNAKPDVRNRLGISGYLEEYARYSDFHQFMHQFSPNRTEANFSVVSINGGLNLQNSSLPSSEASLDVQYAISLAYNTFATYYTTAGRAPFLPGATGTDEDISINEPYLEQLHYLLDLPDEELPAVLTTSYGEDEQSVPESYAEATCNLFAQLGARGVSVIFSSGDGGVGGSCLANDGTNRTRFQPIFPASCPFVTSVGGTEGMNPERAVEFSGGGFSDRFARPSYQDSSVLGFLKTLGGKWDGLYNPQGRGIPDVAAQANNYIIIDHGKTYHIGGTSASAPVFAAIVSRLNAARLEDGKPRLGFLNPWLYSLNQTGFTDIVDGRSPRPACVSMKTRPGSSAWAKAISADPKTKRGLTHRAPMMYGCHPPWPLCSRPRIVRSTYPCHTAYILHTRVPQFGWEKTIQSSLNGRPPKVPRPGPTSKWATAESPPECQKFPAAEFAEDGIQVTLKTGGAESRDLLHSHVEGVTSCIPNLLVVSDMGQQLGPFYTHDVLADVIHVLSEEDRLVYQRQREDHFYWNKKLQPTKAGWRLDRYKFLAMIEYAYARNPSAKWYVFMEADTTVIWQNLVQLLSRYKWIDPIYIGSPTPGRPIGTWWDPEPTFFVYGGSGIVLSVTAIEHLLREDLEGSAKAESGQTSQLLITKYQDMVREDCCGDSVLGWVAAQRDVKIKGLWPMFNPHPLHGTPLGKSYWCQPVITFHKSDPVQVVELWKWQTERQKKGNDPRPILYSDIVDFFDFEATPVRENWNNADMDSFDASTHEAHDSFDSCKEACHKHDHCFQFTYHRKKCRMARVIRLGNSVSMDGDGDAKAGRSLAGWDVKKIKEFKKAHNCEKVDWPEPSTERIF
- the rpnL gene encoding proteasome regulatory particle lid subunit RPN12 (transcript_id=CADANIAT00010060), which gives rise to MASELRSLVGDLTNAVNRKQFDTANTLLARAKRTLLLQNALIPASSTNPELLVLARETLELGALSAIRQTDAPAFTRYYQQLQPFYDLEREGSSTLDTRTSQRSKITGLYLLLLLSSGDGSSFHTVLEGLVEEASLKGGNVEDDPFIKYPVNLERNLMEGSYDKVWRETNSERVPSEDFALFSNVLVGTIRSEIADCSEKAYPSLPISNAKNLLFLESEGAVMEFAQQRGWTLRDGRIYFPVEPEAATRSEKDILVASSTIIENAIGYARELETIV
- a CDS encoding uncharacterized protein (transcript_id=CADANIAT00010061), which produces MLQHPSSTTTIHLDQPPSCLQFCPASPNNFVVGTYLLSETKTTDTDGSETIQQSKSGSLQLWHLDPETDALTQKSCHRINAAVFDLHFHPRQENTFAIATSDASVSLFTVSPETETGFTLLWTKSVHENPSIPALFLAWLPENWLNPKGAGANPDGFAVTFSDGRTGVFGLTANGDEPVTKLGSFEAKQPIEVWFVAAASYLTSSEAEKVSTPYLFTGNDFGALHTRRFADIPVLINQTAHDDKDEEEESPLPATLVSSDDKALHHTAGVTSILPLPIPLSHAAANGEPLLLTGSYDEHLRVYHACRGGRGEVLAEMGLRGGVWRLQLLSAHSSTSKEEWTFLVLASCMHGGTRIVKVTVPGEGKAVIEILAEFTEHESMNYASDTWKGGPGPEIRVVSSSFYDRRVCVWRVEV